A region of the Phycisphaerales bacterium genome:
TCACGATTCTGCTGGCGCTGGTTCCCATCGTCGCGGTCATGGCGCTCATCGGCGAACTTTTTCTGCTGCTGGCGCCGCTCTATCAGATTCCCGATTCGCTGATGCCGTGATCGAGGCGTGCGGCGTGCGGCGTGCGGCGTGCCTCTCAGCCGCGGGACTCGTGCACGCCGTTACGCGGCGCGCCTGATGCTCCAGATGCTCTCGTTCGCCGCACCCGGGGCTTGCGCTCCTCAAAGATCGCGCTGGACATCTTCTCATCGCCGGCGAGGTGGACCGGGCCGGACTTGATGCGCTCGAAGGCGGACTTCGCGTTGCCTGTGCCGAACTCGATGCCGATGCTGCGGCGCTTGAGGGCTCGCGCCACGGTGCATGTCGTGCCACTGCCCAGGAATGGATCGAGCACGAGATCGCCTTCGTTCGAGCAGGCGCGGATGACGCGTTCGAGATAGACCTCGGGAATCTGGTTGTGATGCAGCGGCCGACGCTCCTTGTTGTTGCCCTGGATGCGGCCCCAGTACTTGCCGTACCACACATCCATCGGCACGCGCATGCCCTTGTTCTCGTCCTTGGCGTGCGTGCGCGGGTCGTTGTAGATCGCAGCGCGGTCCGACTGTTCGAGCACCGCATCGGGATTCCAGATGCGATTCTGCGGATCCTTTGCGAAGTAGAGCGCGTGCACCTTGCTCATGATGAACGACGTATGGCGATGCTGGCCGAAGCGGAAGTGCCAGATGCACCAGTTGATCATGGTCAGGCCGCGGCGCTTGAGATGCATGACGATCTCGGCGGCGGTGTCATCGGGAATGTTGACCCACAGGCTGCCGCACGGCGAGAGGGCGTTGATGCAGCCGTCGAGCCAGTCGAAGGTGAATCTCTCGTACTCGGCGCGGGGCATGCCATCACGCCACTCGTCGTAGGGCACATCCCAGTTGAAGGGCGGATCGGCGAAGATGAGATCGACCTGCCCCTTGTCGGGCAGGTTGGCCAGCACATCGCGGCAGTCGCCGACGTAGAGGCGCGTGTCAGGGTCCGCGAGGCGGTGCGCGGGCTTGATGGGTTTGGTGTTGGCCACGTGCGCCGCAGCCGTGTCGCCAAAGAGGCGGATCTCGCCCGCTTCGGCGGCCGCCTTGATCTTCTCCGCGGCCCGCCGCTGCACCTGCGTCGCGCCCGAGGGCATGGCATAGCCGCCCGGCCGCACTTCGACGAAATGATCGATGACCTTCTTCTCCGCCATGGCGGCGAGAGTGTATGCGAGTGGTCTGGCTCGCGCCTTCGGGTACGCGTATGACGAGTACCCAGGCACCAGACACTGGGCATCAGCAGCCACCGAGGGAGCGAGCGAAGTGAGTGGGTGACGGGGTGAGTGGGTGATGGGGTGGGGGAAGGCATCGAGGGATCGAGGCAGCGAGGGGATGAACAACGCCCGGGCATGGCCATGCCTGGGGCGCCGTCGCGGCGGGTTGGGGCGTTGCAGCGCGTCATCACCTCATATCGATACGCGTGCGCTGGTGTGCGCGGCGGGGCTTGATTTTGCGATGTGAGTGCGGGGGTGGGGCGCGGTGGAGTGGGTGGCCATGCAAGAATTGTGCCGGGTGGCGCGGGCGGCAGGGGCG
Encoded here:
- a CDS encoding site-specific DNA-methyltransferase gives rise to the protein MAEKKVIDHFVEVRPGGYAMPSGATQVQRRAAEKIKAAAEAGEIRLFGDTAAAHVANTKPIKPAHRLADPDTRLYVGDCRDVLANLPDKGQVDLIFADPPFNWDVPYDEWRDGMPRAEYERFTFDWLDGCINALSPCGSLWVNIPDDTAAEIVMHLKRRGLTMINWCIWHFRFGQHRHTSFIMSKVHALYFAKDPQNRIWNPDAVLEQSDRAAIYNDPRTHAKDENKGMRVPMDVWYGKYWGRIQGNNKERRPLHHNQIPEVYLERVIRACSNEGDLVLDPFLGSGTTCTVARALKRRSIGIEFGTGNAKSAFERIKSGPVHLAGDEKMSSAIFEERKPRVRRTRASGASGAPRNGVHESRG